From Halomicrobium salinisoli, the proteins below share one genomic window:
- a CDS encoding DUF4166 domain-containing protein, with translation MTGVYERALGDAAEDLHPEVRDRYALGPDDDVATVGRGRMDIERGTLALPALYPMPVRNLLFPETGRDVPFSVTTAAWRDEAGHEALTTRREFEFDEQTRRFDSVTVWDAEAERLLDFLGTGGHVVSELHPRVEDGALVVESGRQWARIGGRYVRTPGPMAVDVEVRDRYVESEGHFRVDATVDSALVGRVLSYRGTFTQEEREMESVPADLRPTSGLWTLPPR, from the coding sequence ATGACGGGCGTCTACGAGCGCGCCCTCGGGGACGCGGCCGAGGACCTCCACCCGGAGGTGCGCGATCGGTACGCCCTCGGCCCGGACGACGACGTCGCGACGGTCGGCCGCGGGCGGATGGACATCGAGCGGGGGACGCTGGCGCTGCCGGCGCTGTACCCCATGCCCGTCAGGAACCTGCTGTTCCCGGAGACGGGGCGGGACGTCCCCTTCAGCGTGACGACGGCGGCCTGGCGCGACGAGGCCGGCCACGAGGCGCTGACCACGCGCCGCGAGTTCGAGTTCGACGAGCAGACCCGCCGGTTCGACTCGGTGACCGTCTGGGACGCCGAGGCCGAGCGGCTGCTGGACTTCCTCGGAACGGGCGGGCACGTCGTCTCTGAGCTACACCCGCGCGTCGAGGACGGTGCCCTCGTCGTCGAGAGCGGTCGACAGTGGGCGCGGATCGGCGGCCGATACGTCCGGACGCCGGGCCCGATGGCGGTCGACGTGGAAGTCCGCGACCGCTACGTCGAGAGCGAGGGGCACTTCCGCGTGGACGCGACCGTCGACAGCGCGCTGGTCGGTCGCGTCCTCTCTTACCGCGGGACGTTCACGCAGGAGGAGCGCGAGATGGAGTCAGTGCCGGCGGACCTGCGCCCGACGAGCGGGCTGTGGACCCTGCCGCCGCGATGA
- a CDS encoding YndJ family protein — MTGATPEPTQAATDAGRPAVAGVALTDLSAGVGTVLWALAASVGVLTQVERALALAPLVVVPLGIGLAADGGFDARSGRLLTAATIVQPVGAALFLASLVLPSGPPAALAAAAWIPVTGALAFAGLSRALDRGLRPLSETLVDAGLAYVPVAAVALVAFHLGITLWFEPVIVLLTAVHFHYAGFALPVLAGVTGRRLGGSGGLFRPIAAVVAVGPAIVAVGISFSPLVEVVAVGAFTVAVATFGVLALVRVVPHLSPLPAAFVGLSALALPASMLLALGYGVAAFTGTDPLGLDVSTMVSLHGSLNAYGFALLGAAGWRLAEESERA, encoded by the coding sequence ATGACGGGCGCGACGCCGGAGCCGACCCAGGCGGCTACCGACGCCGGCCGCCCCGCCGTCGCCGGCGTCGCGCTGACCGACCTGAGCGCCGGCGTCGGCACCGTGCTGTGGGCTCTCGCCGCGTCCGTCGGTGTCCTCACCCAGGTGGAGCGCGCGCTCGCGCTCGCGCCGCTGGTGGTCGTCCCGCTGGGAATCGGGCTCGCCGCGGACGGCGGGTTCGACGCGCGTTCGGGTCGCTTACTCACCGCTGCGACGATCGTCCAGCCGGTCGGGGCGGCGCTGTTCCTGGCGTCGCTCGTTCTGCCGTCCGGCCCGCCGGCGGCGCTCGCCGCGGCGGCCTGGATTCCCGTGACGGGCGCGCTCGCGTTCGCCGGGCTCTCGCGCGCGCTCGACCGCGGCCTCCGTCCGCTCTCGGAGACGCTCGTCGACGCCGGGCTGGCGTACGTCCCCGTCGCCGCCGTCGCGCTCGTGGCCTTCCACCTCGGGATCACGCTCTGGTTCGAGCCCGTCATCGTCCTCCTCACCGCGGTCCACTTCCACTACGCCGGGTTCGCGCTGCCCGTCCTCGCAGGGGTCACCGGTCGACGGCTCGGCGGTTCCGGCGGGCTCTTCCGACCGATCGCCGCCGTCGTCGCCGTCGGTCCGGCGATCGTCGCGGTCGGCATCTCGTTCTCGCCGCTGGTGGAGGTCGTCGCGGTGGGCGCGTTCACCGTCGCGGTCGCGACCTTCGGCGTCCTCGCGCTCGTCCGGGTCGTCCCCCACCTGTCGCCGCTCCCGGCCGCGTTCGTCGGCCTGTCCGCGCTGGCGCTGCCCGCGTCGATGCTGCTGGCGCTGGGCTACGGCGTCGCCGCCTTCACCGGCACTGATCCGCTGGGGCTGGACGTCTCGACGATGGTATCGCTGCACGGCTCGCTCAACGCGTACGGGTTCGCGCTGCTCGGGGCGGCCGGGTGGCGACTGGCGGAGGAGTCGGAGCGGGCGTGA
- a CDS encoding acyl-CoA carboxylase subunit beta, translating into MSREDDVEDLRERKRRAEEGGGEERIAAQHEKGKLTARERIDYFLDDGTFVEIDQLREHRSTNFDMDEKSFPGDGVVTGYGEVDGRKVFVFAHDFTVLGGSLGEAFAQKVCKVMDRAIETGAPIIGLNDSAGARIQEGIDSLAGYADIFHRNQQASGVVPQISAIMGPCAGGAVYSPSITDFVYMVEETSHMFITGPDVIETVTGEEVGFDELGGARTHATESGVAHFTAADEKAAMDEIRHLLSYLPPNNVEDPPRVDPWDDPDRRDEDLADVVPQAPQKPYDMARVIGGVVDEDSFYEVAEGFARNVVMGFARLDGHSVGVVGNQPRVNAGTLDIDSSRKAARFVRFCDAFNVPILTFVDVPGFMPGKDQERGAIINHGAKLLYAYSEATVPLLTVITRKAYGGAYDVMASKHVGADVNYAWPTAEIAVMGPEGAVNVLYDDELDEAEDVEARREQLVEEYRDAFANPYIAAKRGFVDDVLEPRETRPRLIDDLETLRGKREDQPERKHGNIPL; encoded by the coding sequence GTGAGTCGGGAAGACGACGTCGAGGACCTGCGCGAGCGCAAGCGCCGGGCGGAGGAGGGCGGCGGCGAGGAGCGCATCGCGGCCCAGCACGAGAAGGGCAAGCTGACCGCGCGCGAGCGCATCGACTACTTCCTGGACGACGGCACGTTCGTCGAGATAGACCAGCTGCGCGAGCACCGGTCGACCAACTTCGACATGGACGAGAAGTCGTTCCCGGGCGACGGGGTCGTCACGGGGTACGGCGAGGTCGACGGCCGGAAGGTGTTCGTCTTCGCCCACGACTTCACGGTCCTGGGCGGGTCGCTCGGCGAGGCGTTCGCCCAGAAGGTCTGCAAGGTGATGGACAGGGCCATCGAGACGGGCGCGCCCATCATTGGCCTGAACGACTCCGCGGGCGCGCGCATCCAGGAGGGGATCGACTCGCTGGCCGGCTACGCGGACATCTTCCACCGCAACCAGCAGGCCAGCGGCGTCGTCCCGCAGATCTCGGCGATCATGGGCCCCTGCGCCGGCGGCGCGGTCTACTCGCCGTCGATCACCGACTTCGTCTACATGGTCGAGGAGACCAGCCACATGTTCATCACCGGCCCCGACGTCATCGAGACGGTCACCGGCGAGGAGGTCGGGTTCGACGAACTCGGCGGGGCCCGGACCCACGCCACGGAGTCCGGCGTCGCGCACTTCACCGCCGCCGACGAGAAGGCCGCGATGGACGAGATTCGCCACCTGCTCTCCTATCTCCCGCCGAACAACGTCGAGGACCCGCCGCGGGTCGACCCCTGGGACGACCCCGACCGGCGCGACGAGGACCTGGCCGACGTCGTACCGCAGGCCCCGCAGAAGCCCTACGACATGGCGCGGGTGATCGGCGGCGTCGTCGACGAGGACTCCTTCTACGAGGTCGCGGAGGGGTTCGCCCGCAACGTCGTCATGGGCTTCGCCCGGCTCGACGGCCACAGCGTCGGCGTCGTCGGCAACCAGCCCCGGGTCAACGCCGGGACGCTGGACATCGATTCCTCGCGGAAGGCCGCGCGGTTCGTCCGCTTCTGCGACGCGTTCAACGTCCCCATCCTCACCTTCGTCGACGTGCCCGGGTTCATGCCGGGCAAGGACCAGGAGCGGGGCGCGATCATCAACCACGGCGCGAAGCTGCTGTACGCCTACTCCGAGGCGACCGTGCCGCTTTTGACGGTCATCACGCGCAAGGCCTACGGCGGCGCCTACGACGTGATGGCCTCCAAGCACGTCGGCGCCGACGTCAACTACGCCTGGCCGACCGCGGAGATCGCCGTGATGGGCCCGGAGGGCGCGGTGAACGTCCTCTACGACGACGAACTGGACGAGGCCGAGGACGTCGAGGCTCGCCGGGAGCAGCTGGTCGAGGAGTACCGCGACGCCTTCGCCAACCCCTACATCGCCGCCAAGCGCGGGTTCGTCGACGACGTCCTCGAACCGCGGGAGACCCGCCCGCGCCTGATCGACGACCTGGAGACGCTGCGAGGCAAGCGCGAAGACCAGCCCGAGCGCAAGCACGGTAACATCCCGCTCTAG
- a CDS encoding ArsA family ATPase: MTEYLLYGGKGGVGKTTCAAATGLRLAEQGERTLVVSTDPAHSLGEALETDLSGDPTEIAPDCYAVEADPEDGQETYRRIVESLAATFRDAGIGMDEDDVDRLFAAGLVPGSDEVAALEYLDGPAGEWDRVVLDTAPTGHTLRLLTLPDVLEESMATAENLQGQVRSLITSARSMVLGPAAFLGGDDDGEIRAFRDRMDRVAERLRDPSQTGFRVVLVPETLAVAETRKLVERLRSFDVPVEELVVNRALDPADAGDCDRCAARAESHERALERIRSEFPDLPVRVLPDLGPEAYGREALSRLGAELAP, translated from the coding sequence GTGACCGAGTACCTCCTCTACGGCGGCAAGGGCGGCGTCGGGAAGACGACCTGCGCGGCGGCGACGGGCCTGCGGCTGGCCGAGCAGGGCGAACGAACCCTCGTCGTCTCGACCGACCCCGCCCACTCGCTGGGCGAGGCGCTGGAGACCGACCTCTCCGGCGACCCGACGGAGATCGCCCCGGACTGCTACGCGGTGGAGGCCGATCCCGAGGACGGCCAGGAGACCTATCGGCGGATCGTCGAGTCGCTGGCGGCGACGTTCCGTGACGCCGGCATCGGGATGGACGAGGACGACGTCGACCGCCTGTTCGCGGCCGGTCTGGTCCCCGGGAGCGACGAGGTGGCGGCGCTGGAGTACCTCGACGGTCCAGCGGGCGAGTGGGACCGCGTCGTCCTCGACACGGCGCCGACGGGCCACACGCTGCGACTGCTGACGCTGCCGGACGTCCTGGAGGAGTCGATGGCCACCGCCGAGAACCTGCAGGGGCAGGTCCGCAGCCTGATCACGTCCGCGCGGAGCATGGTGCTGGGGCCGGCGGCGTTCCTCGGCGGGGACGACGACGGGGAGATCCGCGCGTTCCGCGACCGGATGGACCGCGTCGCCGAGCGCCTGCGCGACCCGTCGCAGACGGGCTTCCGGGTCGTCCTCGTCCCGGAGACGCTGGCCGTCGCGGAGACCCGGAAGCTGGTCGAGCGGCTGCGCTCCTTCGACGTCCCGGTCGAGGAACTCGTCGTCAACCGGGCGCTCGACCCGGCGGACGCGGGCGACTGCGACCGCTGCGCGGCGCGGGCCGAGAGCCACGAGCGGGCGCTCGAGCGGATCCGATCGGAGTTCCCGGACCTGCCCGTGCGGGTCCTCCCCGACCTGGGACCAGAGGCCTACGGGCGCGAGGCGCTGTCGCGGCTCGGGGCCGAACTCGCCCCCTGA
- a CDS encoding uracil-DNA glycosylase family protein yields MQNIAASQSNPFGFEPGCEPFVPGYGDANAHFHVVGDHPGVHGGTESGVPFTGSESGERLQRALVDAGLLEAAGSPPDVDKTYLSYLHMCVPDGDGAPTERDYDDLEPLFDAELRAITAHVLLPVGERATRHVFSIATMESPDEVDMDARHATEVAGSGWLVVPIKEPAEWSDGDEAALVETLEAMLATDYRREADLGRFLPHGESYRVR; encoded by the coding sequence GTGCAAAACATCGCAGCCAGCCAGTCGAACCCCTTCGGCTTCGAGCCGGGCTGTGAGCCGTTCGTCCCCGGCTACGGCGACGCGAACGCCCACTTCCACGTCGTGGGGGATCACCCCGGCGTCCACGGCGGCACCGAGTCGGGCGTCCCCTTCACCGGCTCCGAGTCGGGTGAGCGCCTCCAGCGGGCCCTCGTCGATGCCGGCCTCCTCGAGGCGGCCGGGAGCCCGCCGGACGTGGACAAGACCTACCTCTCCTATCTCCACATGTGCGTCCCCGACGGAGACGGGGCGCCGACGGAGCGCGACTACGACGACCTCGAACCGTTGTTCGACGCCGAACTCCGGGCCATCACGGCCCACGTCCTCCTGCCGGTCGGCGAGCGGGCGACCCGCCACGTCTTCTCCATCGCGACCATGGAGTCGCCCGACGAGGTCGACATGGACGCCCGCCACGCCACGGAGGTCGCCGGCTCGGGCTGGCTCGTCGTCCCGATCAAGGAACCGGCCGAGTGGAGCGACGGCGACGAAGCCGCGCTCGTCGAGACGCTGGAGGCGATGCTCGCGACCGACTACCGGCGCGAGGCCGACCTCGGGCGCTTCCTGCCCCACGGCGAGTCCTACCGCGTGCGCTGA
- a CDS encoding sodium-dependent transporter — MSNRATWTSRVGFLVAAIGSAVGLGNIWQFPFKTAANGGAAFVVFYLLAVLLLGFPALLAEFAIGRRTKANAIDAFEEMGHRSWRVVGALSVLTGFWILSYYDVVGGWVLRYMIGSATGAYFDAPGQYFGTIASGPEAILGQAVFIGLVVGIVALGVADGIERATKVMVPSIVLLMIGLAAWAFTLGGAAEGYAYFLSPDFGDLLANAPSVIPYAVSQAFFTLSLGMAIMITYASYVGEDDSLAVDGGVIVVSNTLIGVLAGLVVFPIMFAIGADPTQTTTDALFVAVASAFAQLPLGNLLGVVFFGVVLMAALSSAISLLEVLVAYAADNYDVARTRLAVAAGVLLFLLGLPSAWDTAWFGWFDAVAYNLFLPLSVLFVVIFVSWVIGREAVDELRRGTTGAGRFGSVWLWTTRIVVLVGILVTLAFGVNELFLAENAAFFAPF, encoded by the coding sequence ATGAGCAACCGAGCAACGTGGACCTCGCGTGTCGGCTTCCTCGTCGCCGCCATCGGCAGCGCCGTCGGCCTGGGGAACATCTGGCAGTTCCCGTTCAAGACCGCGGCCAACGGCGGGGCGGCGTTCGTGGTGTTCTACCTGCTGGCCGTCCTCCTGCTGGGCTTCCCGGCCCTGCTGGCGGAGTTCGCCATCGGCCGGCGGACCAAGGCCAACGCCATCGACGCCTTCGAGGAGATGGGTCACCGGAGCTGGCGGGTCGTCGGCGCGCTGAGCGTCCTGACCGGCTTCTGGATCCTCTCGTACTACGACGTCGTCGGGGGCTGGGTGCTGCGGTACATGATCGGCAGCGCGACGGGCGCGTACTTCGACGCCCCCGGCCAGTACTTCGGGACCATCGCCTCGGGGCCCGAAGCGATCCTCGGCCAGGCCGTCTTCATCGGGCTGGTCGTCGGCATCGTCGCGCTCGGCGTGGCCGACGGCATCGAACGGGCGACGAAGGTGATGGTCCCCAGCATCGTCCTGTTGATGATCGGCCTGGCCGCCTGGGCGTTCACGCTCGGCGGCGCCGCGGAGGGCTACGCGTACTTCCTCTCGCCGGACTTCGGCGACCTGCTGGCGAACGCGCCCAGCGTCATACCATACGCCGTCAGCCAGGCCTTCTTCACGCTCTCGCTGGGGATGGCGATCATGATCACCTACGCCTCGTACGTCGGCGAGGACGACAGTCTCGCGGTCGACGGCGGGGTGATCGTCGTCTCGAACACGCTGATCGGCGTCCTCGCGGGGCTGGTGGTCTTCCCCATCATGTTCGCCATCGGTGCTGACCCCACCCAGACGACGACCGACGCGCTGTTCGTCGCCGTCGCCTCGGCGTTCGCCCAGCTCCCGCTGGGGAACCTGCTCGGCGTGGTCTTCTTCGGCGTCGTCCTCATGGCGGCGCTGTCCTCGGCGATCAGCCTGCTGGAGGTGCTGGTCGCCTACGCCGCCGACAACTACGACGTGGCGCGGACGCGGCTCGCCGTCGCCGCCGGCGTCCTCCTGTTCCTGCTGGGGCTCCCATCGGCGTGGGACACCGCGTGGTTCGGCTGGTTCGACGCCGTCGCCTACAACCTCTTCCTGCCGCTGTCGGTCCTGTTCGTCGTGATCTTCGTCAGCTGGGTCATCGGCCGGGAGGCCGTCGACGAGCTCCGCAGGGGGACGACCGGAGCGGGGCGGTTCGGATCGGTCTGGCTGTGGACCACCCGGATCGTCGTGCTCGTCGGCATCCTCGTGACGCTCGCCTTCGGCGTCAACGAGCTGTTCCTCGCCGAGAACGCGGCCTTCTTCGCCCCCTTCTAG
- a CDS encoding SDR family oxidoreductase translates to MSADFDFGGEVVLITGVGGALGSGVATAFADAGATVCGADVVAPDSEDFQLDDPDRIDFHQGDFTDEDDVERVVSEVVDEHGSLDYLCNVAGTWRGGDPVDETDVDAFDFLMDVNLKTMFLASKHAVPHVRDGDGAVVSVASRSSLEGGEGDGLYRASKAGVRLLTETIAEENEGELRANAIMPSVIDTPMNREMMPDADHETWVDPAEIADTILALCSDATSVTSGAAVPVYGEA, encoded by the coding sequence ATGTCAGCCGACTTCGACTTCGGCGGCGAGGTGGTCCTGATCACCGGGGTCGGCGGCGCCCTCGGCAGCGGCGTCGCCACGGCCTTCGCGGACGCCGGCGCGACCGTCTGCGGCGCGGACGTGGTCGCGCCCGACAGCGAGGACTTCCAGCTGGACGACCCCGACCGAATCGACTTCCACCAGGGCGACTTCACCGACGAGGACGACGTCGAGCGCGTCGTCTCCGAGGTCGTCGACGAACACGGGAGCCTCGACTACCTCTGCAACGTCGCCGGCACCTGGCGCGGCGGCGATCCCGTCGACGAGACCGACGTCGACGCGTTCGACTTCCTGATGGACGTCAACCTCAAGACGATGTTCCTCGCCTCGAAGCACGCCGTGCCGCACGTCCGCGACGGCGACGGCGCCGTCGTCTCGGTCGCGTCCCGCTCGTCCCTGGAGGGCGGCGAGGGCGACGGGCTCTACCGCGCCTCCAAGGCCGGCGTCCGCCTGCTCACCGAGACCATCGCCGAGGAGAACGAAGGAGAACTGCGCGCCAACGCGATCATGCCCAGCGTCATCGACACGCCGATGAACCGCGAGATGATGCCCGACGCCGACCACGAGACGTGGGTGGACCCAGCCGAGATCGCCGACACGATCCTCGCGCTGTGTTCCGACGCGACCTCCGTGACGAGTGGGGCCGCCGTGCCGGTGTACGGTGAGGCATAA
- a CDS encoding formyltransferase family protein produces MSDDVARVALLTSGETLPAWAADAVKRLVAETPARITLEVRDASSSDRSPVETLRRAVELREWAVVGGLAEALSRDIEPLERRPVDDLPGIDDAERIRCEPETVDGWKNALPDPAVDRLAETDAAVRFGFGFLVGDALSAPDRGVLSFHHGNLREYRGQPMGFWEYVHGRETAGVTLQRLNETLDGGEIVAERRVRVGDAPTWRAVRRRLFAASEPMLADGVRDLRDPDFEPENLAEDELGDLYTLPKGRPVLTFVEKTARGALLG; encoded by the coding sequence GTGTCTGACGACGTCGCGCGGGTCGCGCTGCTCACCTCGGGCGAGACGCTTCCTGCGTGGGCGGCCGACGCCGTCAAGCGGCTGGTCGCCGAGACGCCGGCCCGGATCACGCTGGAGGTCAGGGACGCCTCGTCGAGCGATCGGTCCCCCGTCGAGACGCTCCGGCGGGCCGTCGAACTCCGGGAGTGGGCCGTCGTCGGCGGCCTCGCCGAAGCCCTGAGCCGTGACATCGAACCGCTGGAGCGCCGTCCGGTCGACGACCTCCCCGGAATCGACGACGCCGAGCGGATCCGCTGCGAGCCGGAGACCGTCGACGGCTGGAAGAACGCCCTCCCCGACCCGGCGGTCGACCGGCTGGCCGAGACCGACGCGGCCGTCCGCTTCGGCTTCGGCTTCCTCGTCGGCGACGCGCTGTCCGCGCCCGATCGGGGCGTGCTGAGCTTCCACCACGGGAACCTCCGCGAGTACCGCGGCCAGCCGATGGGCTTCTGGGAGTACGTCCACGGTCGCGAGACGGCCGGCGTGACCCTCCAGCGGCTCAACGAGACGCTCGACGGCGGCGAGATCGTCGCCGAGCGACGGGTCCGGGTCGGTGACGCCCCGACCTGGCGGGCGGTCCGCCGCCGCCTCTTCGCCGCCTCCGAGCCCATGCTCGCCGACGGGGTACGGGACCTCCGGGACCCGGACTTCGAGCCCGAGAACCTCGCCGAGGACGAACTGGGCGACCTCTACACGCTGCCGAAGGGGCGGCCCGTGCTGACCTTCGTCGAAAAGACCGCCCGCGGGGCGCTGCTGGGGTGA
- a CDS encoding polysaccharide deacetylase family protein: MTGTVTLSMEVELGWGVHDIADDAHLSDDGVPERAYLGRLLDRCDALNVPISFDVVGHLLESDCDGDHDGPHAGDWFDADPGTDAASDPLFYAPDAVEAIRDRPTDHEICTHTYSHVNCDDVSAATLDWELSRCQRLHRRRVGTETVSIVPPRHHPPPRTALLDADIEVVRLSRDTSDRGQLSRLKELVAGPHPTFEPRLVDGVVETYCTTYPSLTASTLPLGQQDPPAYFSSLPVALRQRLQRAYLGRAVDAAVESDGHCHLWSHLYDVANEYQWPVIDGFLSELAARRDAGEVQVLTMAALNDRVRGRAPEVTTSV; the protein is encoded by the coding sequence ATGACCGGAACGGTGACGCTCAGCATGGAGGTGGAGCTCGGGTGGGGCGTCCACGACATCGCGGACGACGCGCACCTCAGCGACGACGGCGTGCCGGAGCGGGCGTACCTCGGACGGCTCCTCGACCGCTGTGACGCCCTGAACGTCCCCATCAGCTTCGACGTGGTGGGACACCTCCTCGAATCGGACTGCGACGGCGACCACGACGGACCCCACGCGGGCGACTGGTTCGACGCGGATCCTGGGACGGACGCGGCGTCGGACCCGCTGTTCTACGCGCCCGACGCGGTCGAGGCGATCCGCGACCGGCCGACGGACCACGAGATCTGTACGCACACGTACTCGCACGTGAACTGCGACGACGTGAGCGCGGCGACGCTGGACTGGGAGCTGTCCCGGTGCCAGCGGCTCCACCGGCGGCGAGTGGGGACCGAGACGGTCTCGATCGTACCCCCGCGACACCACCCGCCGCCGCGGACCGCCCTGCTGGACGCGGACATCGAGGTCGTCCGCCTGTCCCGGGACACCAGCGACCGCGGTCAGCTGTCCCGGCTGAAGGAGCTCGTGGCCGGTCCGCACCCGACCTTCGAGCCGCGCCTGGTCGACGGCGTCGTCGAGACCTACTGCACGACCTACCCGTCGCTGACGGCGTCGACGCTGCCGCTGGGCCAGCAGGACCCGCCGGCGTACTTCTCGTCGCTGCCCGTGGCCCTCCGTCAGCGCCTCCAGCGGGCCTATCTCGGCCGAGCCGTCGACGCCGCCGTCGAATCGGACGGCCACTGCCACCTCTGGTCGCACCTCTACGACGTCGCCAACGAGTACCAGTGGCCCGTGATCGACGGGTTCCTCTCGGAACTGGCCGCGCGGCGGGACGCCGGCGAGGTCCAGGTCCTGACCATGGCGGCGCTCAACGACCGGGTCCGCGGCCGGGCGCCGGAGGTGACGACCAGTGTCTGA
- a CDS encoding glycerophosphodiester phosphodiesterase: MDCIAHRGFAGRYPENTLGAVRAAAGHADLVEVDVRRSADGEVVVVHDETVDRVTGATGAVREFTAEGLAALDVLGSGERIPTLAAVCQALPPGVGINVELKERGLAADVAAVLAETDPNRALVSSFDAGALREQRDAGGWPLAYLFEDGPEAGLDRARDLGCAAVHPHWRLVDGAFVATAHEAGLAVNAWTVDDAASARRARRAGVDGLIVDSPEFC, encoded by the coding sequence ATGGACTGCATCGCACACCGCGGGTTCGCCGGCCGGTACCCGGAGAACACGCTGGGCGCCGTCCGGGCGGCCGCGGGGCACGCCGACCTCGTCGAGGTCGACGTCCGCCGCAGCGCCGACGGCGAGGTGGTCGTCGTCCACGACGAGACCGTCGACCGGGTGACCGGGGCGACGGGCGCGGTGCGGGAGTTCACCGCCGAGGGACTCGCCGCGCTGGACGTGCTCGGCTCCGGCGAGAGGATCCCCACGCTCGCGGCGGTCTGCCAGGCCCTCCCGCCCGGCGTCGGGATCAACGTGGAACTGAAAGAGCGCGGGCTGGCCGCCGACGTCGCCGCGGTGCTGGCCGAGACAGACCCGAACCGCGCCCTGGTGTCCTCCTTCGACGCGGGCGCGCTGCGGGAGCAGCGCGACGCCGGCGGGTGGCCGCTCGCGTACCTCTTCGAGGACGGCCCCGAGGCGGGACTGGACCGCGCCCGGGACCTCGGCTGCGCCGCCGTCCACCCGCACTGGCGGCTCGTCGACGGGGCGTTCGTCGCGACGGCCCACGAGGCCGGCCTCGCGGTCAACGCCTGGACAGTCGACGACGCCGCGTCCGCTCGTCGCGCCCGACGGGCCGGCGTCGACGGTCTGATCGTCGACAGCCCGGAGTTCTGCTGA
- a CDS encoding serine/threonine protein kinase translates to MDRDRAGPDDPLSDLLAVVESPDRGRRRLPRLVDRLTEPDPAVRIGAAWALCRVARADPDAVRYVTRRLAGRLDGDAPAELRLLADYLARTQPKGVADALAGDADGAVPPAREGAPDSGSEANGDGDAVMPAAGDAGSGQSDPAAFDGARGGEPGDVASDHEASDSAREVDETAGPPARDGWAASGELSAIKYASDFDRLTVLAGRRRRRYADVYRALGERDGAELPVGLALFHRPDEGRAAFAEDLAAALTRWATVDDGDGVATLYDWGTEPRPWAVVEYAGVALSDRGRLPPATARWNAERLATALVEAHAGGVVHGGVDPGNVAYYGNVIDEDERQPPLLTNVALMGAVRQHFDPTGRLDPRYAAPEYFDREFGRVDHATDVYGLGAVIYRLFTGEPPYDGDYEAVRRQVMEAPPPLPGDVTDVPDRIDDVVSKAMARRKLRRYESVAQLAADLRAADAGGDADAR, encoded by the coding sequence ATGGACCGGGACCGCGCGGGGCCTGACGATCCGCTGTCGGACCTGCTGGCCGTCGTCGAGTCGCCGGACCGGGGGCGGCGCCGGCTCCCGCGGCTCGTGGACCGGCTGACCGAGCCCGATCCGGCCGTCCGGATCGGCGCGGCGTGGGCCCTCTGCCGGGTGGCCCGCGCCGACCCGGACGCGGTCCGCTACGTGACCCGGCGGCTCGCCGGCCGCCTCGACGGCGACGCGCCGGCGGAGCTGCGGCTGCTCGCGGACTACCTCGCGCGGACGCAGCCGAAGGGCGTCGCGGACGCGCTCGCCGGCGACGCCGACGGTGCGGTGCCCCCGGCACGCGAGGGGGCGCCGGACTCGGGGTCCGAAGCGAACGGGGACGGCGACGCCGTGATGCCGGCGGCGGGAGACGCGGGGAGCGGACAGTCCGACCCCGCCGCGTTCGACGGCGCCCGCGGCGGCGAACCGGGGGACGTCGCGAGCGACCACGAAGCAAGCGACAGCGCCCGCGAGGTCGACGAGACGGCCGGGCCGCCGGCCCGCGACGGCTGGGCGGCCTCGGGCGAGCTCTCGGCGATCAAGTACGCCTCCGACTTCGACCGGCTGACCGTCCTCGCCGGGCGGCGCCGACGGCGGTACGCGGACGTCTACCGCGCGCTGGGGGAGCGGGACGGCGCGGAGCTCCCGGTCGGCCTGGCGCTGTTCCACCGGCCCGACGAGGGGCGGGCGGCGTTCGCCGAGGACCTCGCCGCCGCGCTGACGCGGTGGGCGACGGTCGACGACGGGGACGGCGTCGCGACGCTGTACGACTGGGGGACCGAGCCGCGGCCGTGGGCGGTCGTCGAGTACGCGGGCGTGGCGCTCTCCGACCGGGGTCGTCTCCCGCCGGCGACGGCCCGGTGGAACGCCGAGCGGCTCGCGACCGCGCTCGTCGAGGCCCACGCCGGCGGCGTCGTCCACGGCGGCGTCGACCCGGGGAACGTCGCCTACTACGGGAACGTCATCGACGAGGACGAGCGCCAGCCGCCGCTGCTGACCAACGTCGCGCTGATGGGCGCGGTCAGGCAGCACTTCGACCCGACCGGGCGGCTGGACCCGCGCTACGCCGCGCCGGAGTACTTCGACCGCGAGTTCGGCCGTGTCGACCACGCGACGGACGTCTACGGCCTCGGCGCCGTGATCTACCGGCTGTTCACCGGCGAGCCGCCCTACGACGGCGACTACGAGGCCGTCCGGCGGCAGGTCATGGAGGCGCCCCCGCCGCTGCCCGGCGACGTGACCGACGTCCCGGATCGGATCGACGACGTCGTCAGCAAGGCGATGGCCCGGCGGAAGCTCCGCCGCTACGAGAGCGTCGCCCAGCTGGCCGCGGACCTGCGCGCCGCTGACGCCGGAGGTGACGCGGATGCTCGGTGA